Below is a genomic region from Flammeovirgaceae bacterium SG7u.111.
TAAATGGCAATATCCCTAGTTCTTTATGCTCACTGAACAATATGTACTTATTGGATCTCTCTTCCAATTCATTATCTGGTGAGCTGCCAAGCTCATTTAACCAATTATCATTTTTAAGTTACCTTTATTTAAGAGAGAATAATTTCAAGGGACATGTTTTTGACTTATTAGCATCAATGAACAGCCTAGATATAGTTTATATTGATGAAAATAAATTTGAAGGCGAGATTCCAGATTCTGTTTTCAGGCTTCCTAATCTAACATATCTTAGACTTTCGTATAATTTATTTTCAGGTTTACCCAAAATAGGGCCTACCCAGTCTTCACTTGCATTATACGTACACCACAATAATTTTAGTTTTGAAGACCTAATCAGGCATGAAGATAATATAACCTCAACTTTTTGGCCTCAAGACTCTCTTATTGTCAATGATGATTCGCTACAGTTTTCAGTTGGCGAAATCATGGTTTTATCTACTGATATAGACTCCTCAATATCTGAGTGCAGTTATGAATGGTACAAAGATGGCATCTTGGTCAGTAATGAAAGGATATACGAAAAAACATTCGCTAGCGAGGATGAAGGTATCTACCATTTTAAAATCATGCACAGCGGTTACCCTTCTTATAGAGAACTTACAAGCCATCCTATAACCGTCCAAAAAAGACAATCTTGTATCAACCTGCGGATCGAGCGGGTGGTGGCGGACTACCTCGACCCTGACAAGGAGACAAAGCCGTATTACCCTGGCGAGCTAGTGGATCTTTGGGGATGGATATATTCCTCTGGTACCTGCGTGACAAGGTACTACGTAAAGGCATACCTTTCCCGGACCACTGACCCCCACGATCCCAACAGGATCTACCTGGACTCTCTTTATGGGGCCAGGATCGATCCGTCCGATCCAGAAGACGAGGACGACCACGACTGGTTCCAGACCCACACCACCTATCTTCCGCTCGACTTTGCGACGGCAGACGGCACGTGGTACCTGCACGTGATTGTCGACCCGGACAATATGATCCCCGAGCCGAACGAGGAAGACAACATAGCCACCCTCGCCTTGCCCATAGTGGTGCCGGATTTTTTCCCGGCAGAGGTCGGCGCGCCCGCCTCTGTCGACCTGGGCAGTAGCTTTGATGTCCCGGTGAAGGTCCAAAACCTGAGAGGGGCAGATATTGCCCAAGTACCTGTCTCCCTCTTTATCTCGGACAACAATTCCTTGGCCGGGGCAGATTTGTTGGGGACCACCAACCTGAAGATGGACGGGAACAGTACGGTCGACTATACGTTCGAAGGGCTCGAGTTGCCAACAGGCTATGTCTATGGCAATGCATACATCATCTTGGCAGTAGACGAGGATGACGACATTGGCGAGACCAACGAAGGCAACAACACCTTGGCATCAAGTCCAATGGGTATTGTACTGCCTTCTTTCGACCTTTCGGTCTCATCTCCTACGGTCGCCTACAACGGGAGCGAGGGGCACGACCTGACCGTTTCTTTCGACCTGGACAATTCCCAGTCTGAACTTATTCTTTTTTCTACGGTCAAATATTATATTTCGGCCAACACTACTTGGGATACGGGCGACCAATATTTAGGGGCTACTTCCATAGGCAAATTGGGAGCTAGCAGTTCATCTGACCTTTCCAAGACCTTGTTTGTCCCCGCTTCTTTTGTGGGCAACTACCACCTCATCGTCAGGGCCGATGCAGACGACAATGTCCCCGAGACCAACGAGGGCAACAATACCGCCAGTGTGGGTATCACCTTGGGTGAATGGAACTTTGACCCCAACTATATCCGCACGAGCGTTGCCCAAATACCTGGGCTGACCGAGGAGGAGATATTGGACTATGCATCCAGCGGTGGGGAGACCTCGACAGATAAATATCAGGTGCAGACCAGCACCCAATATATGGACGGGCTTGGCAGGCCTATCCAAACAGTGCAGAAACAGATGACCCCTCGCGGTAATGACATGGTCCAACCAGTTGTTTACGACGAATTTGGCAGGGAAGCGGTGACCTATCTGCCATTTGAGAACGGAAACGACGGGGGCTATCAAGAAGACCCACTTGAAACTCAAAGAACATTCTACAACACCCTTTATGGATCAGAGCAGGGAGATGCCGCCTTCTCGATCAGGAGTTTTGAAGCCTCGCCCCTCAGTAGGGTACTCGACGAAACAGGGCCTGGAAAAAGCTGGCATGACTTGGGCAAGAAAGTTTCCATGCTCTCCAAGACCAACCTAAAAACAGATGGCATAAGGATTTGGACGGTAGGAACAGGAGCAAATGATCTCCCTACGACCAGCGATACCTATGAAGACGGCCAGCTCTTCGTATCGGAAACAACCGACGAGGAAAACCACAAGTCTTTGGAATACAAAGACAAACAAGGAATGGTCGTACTAAAAAAGGTACAAGATGAAAACGACTTCCTTAGCACCTACTACGTCTACGACGACTATGGCAACCTCCGCTATGTACTCCCCCCAAAAGCAATGGAGGAGATGGGCGACGACTTTAGCGGCCATGACAACTTTGACACCATACTGGACGAGCTCTGCTTCAAGTACACCTACGATGCCCGCAAAAGGATGGTGGCAAAGAAAGTGCCCGGCACAGAGGGAGAAACCTATATGGTCTACGATAGGTTAGATAGGCTGGTACTCACCCAAGATGCCGAGCAGAGGCAGCCGAACGAAGATGGCGAGCAAGAGTGGTTTTTTACCAAGTACGACATCTTTAGCCGCCCGGTGATGACGGGGATATACACTTCTTCCTTGACAAAAGAAGAGGTGCTGGCAGAGATAGAGGTAATTAACCCTACGGATTATGCAGTGCAATCCGTACGGGCAACGAATAACCCCGATCAAGTAGAAGGGAGCAACGTGAAGAGGGAAACCCACAACGGAGAAAGTACCTACTTGGCCACAAAAGAGATAGAGTTACTGCCAGGCTTTACGTTGAGCGACCCTTCTCAAGCATTCACCGCCGAGCTGACAGGGACGGTCACGCCGGAAAACGAGCAACGTGGTTATGAGATACCGCAAGATGACTTTCCACCGGCAGAAGACCTCTACATCCTTACCATTAACTATTACGACGACTATGACCTAGACAACGACGGCACGCCAGAGGAGGCATATGTCAATGTAAACGAGGCAGGCTTTATGGCAGAACAGGCAGTGACCGATAGGGTGAAAGGGCTGCTGACCGCCACCGAGGTAAGGCAATTGGGTGAGGGGGACAACGGCTTCTTGAAGACCGTGACCTTCTACGACAGAAAAGGAAGAGTAGTACAGACCCAAGCTGAAAACCACAAAGGTGGGACGGACATCGTGACCAATGAAATTGACTTTATAGGCAATGTGACTAAATCGCACACCCGCCATGCCAACCCCGAGTCTGAAGATAAACCCGCCACCATCGTAAAGAACTGGTTCGATTACGACCATGCCAATAGATTACTCAAGACCCGCCAAGCATTTGACCTGCAAATGGAGGCGGAAGCCGAGACCTTATCGGAAAATACCTACAATGCCTTGGGGCAGCTCGTGACCAAAGAGCACAGCGAATTGGCTGGCGAGCCTGGTACACCTGCCTTGCAGACGGTAGACTATCAATACAACATCCGTGGCTGGCTGACCAAGATCAACGACCTGAACAATGTGAGTGAGAGCAAGCTCTTCGCCATGGAGCTGATGTACGATAATGCGGATGCCAACGCTCAGTACAACGGCAATATCGGGAGGATTAAATGGAAAACGGACCTCGACGAGGTACAGCGCCAATACAGTTATGTCTACGACGATCTCAACCGCCTAAAATCTGCTACCTATGCGGGCAGGGCGAACGAGGACTTTAACGTACAAAATATCAGCTACGATGCAA
It encodes:
- a CDS encoding DUF6443 domain-containing protein; protein product: MEKVKNKMLPWVRHAHAKLLLALLLLLVAAPKEKTYAQIPDEERQALMDLYYNTGGQNWTNPWDTTRLVENAWIGVYTENGRVTELQLGGRGLEGKIPASIGNLDSLKKLNLGGNLLTDTIPSSIGNLTGLTYLDLSGNNLTGFIPSAITKLSLLYILDLGGNNLSGNIPEDIGSLSSIGLLDLGGNNLNGNIPSSLCSLNNMYLLDLSSNSLSGELPSSFNQLSFLSYLYLRENNFKGHVFDLLASMNSLDIVYIDENKFEGEIPDSVFRLPNLTYLRLSYNLFSGLPKIGPTQSSLALYVHHNNFSFEDLIRHEDNITSTFWPQDSLIVNDDSLQFSVGEIMVLSTDIDSSISECSYEWYKDGILVSNERIYEKTFASEDEGIYHFKIMHSGYPSYRELTSHPITVQKRQSCINLRIERVVADYLDPDKETKPYYPGELVDLWGWIYSSGTCVTRYYVKAYLSRTTDPHDPNRIYLDSLYGARIDPSDPEDEDDHDWFQTHTTYLPLDFATADGTWYLHVIVDPDNMIPEPNEEDNIATLALPIVVPDFFPAEVGAPASVDLGSSFDVPVKVQNLRGADIAQVPVSLFISDNNSLAGADLLGTTNLKMDGNSTVDYTFEGLELPTGYVYGNAYIILAVDEDDDIGETNEGNNTLASSPMGIVLPSFDLSVSSPTVAYNGSEGHDLTVSFDLDNSQSELILFSTVKYYISANTTWDTGDQYLGATSIGKLGASSSSDLSKTLFVPASFVGNYHLIVRADADDNVPETNEGNNTASVGITLGEWNFDPNYIRTSVAQIPGLTEEEILDYASSGGETSTDKYQVQTSTQYMDGLGRPIQTVQKQMTPRGNDMVQPVVYDEFGREAVTYLPFENGNDGGYQEDPLETQRTFYNTLYGSEQGDAAFSIRSFEASPLSRVLDETGPGKSWHDLGKKVSMLSKTNLKTDGIRIWTVGTGANDLPTTSDTYEDGQLFVSETTDEENHKSLEYKDKQGMVVLKKVQDENDFLSTYYVYDDYGNLRYVLPPKAMEEMGDDFSGHDNFDTILDELCFKYTYDARKRMVAKKVPGTEGETYMVYDRLDRLVLTQDAEQRQPNEDGEQEWFFTKYDIFSRPVMTGIYTSSLTKEEVLAEIEVINPTDYAVQSVRATNNPDQVEGSNVKRETHNGESTYLATKEIELLPGFTLSDPSQAFTAELTGTVTPENEQRGYEIPQDDFPPAEDLYILTINYYDDYDLDNDGTPEEAYVNVNEAGFMAEQAVTDRVKGLLTATEVRQLGEGDNGFLKTVTFYDRKGRVVQTQAENHKGGTDIVTNEIDFIGNVTKSHTRHANPESEDKPATIVKNWFDYDHANRLLKTRQAFDLQMEAEAETLSENTYNALGQLVTKEHSELAGEPGTPALQTVDYQYNIRGWLTKINDLNNVSESKLFAMELMYDNADANAQYNGNIGRIKWKTDLDEVQRQYSYVYDDLNRLKSATYAGRANEDFNVQNISYDANGNIKTLQRYGLTDLGATPEQHTYGLVDNLTYQYDEGQVSNRLTAVSDGAGLAGNALLADFKDGKDDSKKALSDEYRYDMNGNLIFDDNKGIINIEYNHLNLPELIDFGSGNQIAYRYNATGVKLQKKVYEEGVLAKVTDYLGGFHYEEDTLRFVHTAEGRALWKAEHHDLTQDFVYEYHYKDHLGNLRMSVRKGGEEAEYLATSELDMQDYEEEQLGFENIKLTQNTEVAKNGSVSALVGNWENYTIPVGPYKQFEVGKGDAIDASVFVRYLYSADQNDHQSTFPIGTTMENNFVPDGSSSPISLGFGISSLGNNDNGNDEPAAYITIELYNKDGELLETKTRWVHDMGGGGWYKLSPLSEVTVKQDGYVKVYVANESKTKVWFDDLEITHKKGIIAQENHYYPFGMNMAGIERQGIPDHLFQYNGKEKQVEFGLHWADYGARFYDGQLGRFHSVDPKAEIYVDFGQYIYAANDPIRLVDKNGEGPGDGVWEFVKDAGNAVVAVAETVRDFGAGVGNAWASNNTTISMPGLEVSGVDRMEPTSYAMQVGQTTGDLISVAQGAAEMVIGSNMTVGGATVAVVTSETVVGAAAGTGVAVAGLGITAHGTNTAMNGINNLANNNGRVYSKGKKGGSTKENTKNQGLERNSLEKSQEQLEGIEGAQQHLKKQKKGQKQNKIQSTKKSQQRLDNDLKNIDSLDDLD